A single genomic interval of Electrophorus electricus isolate fEleEle1 chromosome 4, fEleEle1.pri, whole genome shotgun sequence harbors:
- the colgalt1a gene encoding procollagen galactosyltransferase 1 isoform X1 yields MFTVIYFLSPLLSLLNTGPVLGYFHEERWSPESPLLAPRVVLAIICRNAEHSLPHFLGAIERLNYPKDRIALWVATDNNADNTTYLLRDWLINVQKLYHYVEWRPKEKPSAYAGEEGPKHWPNQRYAHLMKLRQAALEGARDMWADYLMIVDCDNLLTNRDVLWRLIRENKTIVAPMLESRAAYSNFWCGMTAEGYYKRTPAYIPMRKQLRKGCFAVPMVHSTFLVDLRKAASRLLAFHPPHPEYSWAFDDIIVFAYSARMAEVQMYVCNRETYGFLPVPLRSHNTLRDEADSFIHTVLEVNVRNSPAEPSRHLPAPVKKMDKMGFDEVFMINLQRRVDRRERMLRALREQEIDCKIVAAVDGKAMNVSDIQRMGIHMLAGYSDPYHGRPLTKGELGCFLSHYNIWKEIVERGLRTSLVIEDDLRFEIFFKRRLQNLMREVESKGLDWDLIYIGRKRMQVDRPEKAVHNVHNLVEADYSYWTLGYMMSLQGAKKLLKAEPLTKMLPVDEFLPIMFNKHPVSDYMEQFERRDLKAFSAEPLLVYPTHYTGESGYVSDTETSTVWDNESVRTDWDRKRSRKTHEQAEISTEAQNSDVMRSPLDSTARDEL; encoded by the exons ATGTTCACAGTTATTTACTTTCTGTCGCCGCTGCTAAGTCTTTTGAACACTGGACCAGTTCTGGGGTACTTCCACGAGGAGCGCTGGAGCCCGGAATCTCCTCTGCTGGCTCCGAGGGTTGTTCTAGCTATAATCTGCCGAAACGCCGAGCACTCTTTACCCCATTTCCTCGGAGCTATAGAACGATTGAATTATCCGAAGGATCGAATAGCACTTTG GGTTGCGACTGACAACAATGCCGACAACACTACGTACCTGCTGCGAGACTGGCTCATCAACGTTCAGAAACTGTACCACTACGTGGAGTGGAGGCCGAAGGAGAAACCCAG TGCGTACGCAGGCGAGGAAGGACCCAAGCACTGGCCGAACCAGAGATACGCTCACCTGATGAAACTACGCCAGGCCGCCCTGGAAGGAGCGAGAGACATGTGGGCAGATTACCTGATG ATAGTCGACTGTGACAATCTCCTGACCAATCGGGATGTGCTGTGGAGACTGATACGAGAGAATAAGACCATCGTGGCTCCGATGCTGGAGTCCCGCGCAGCATATTCCAATTTCTGGTGTGGAATGACTgccgag GGCTACTACAAGCGCACTCCCGCCTACATCCCCATGCGAAAGCAGCTGCGCAAGGGCTGCTTCGCCGTCCCCATGGTGCACTCCACCTTCCTGGTGGATCTGCGCAAAGCGGCGTCCCGGCTCCTCGCCTTCCACCCGCCCCACCCCGAGTACAGCTGGGCCTTTGACGACATCATCGTCTTCGCCTACTCGGCCCGAATGGCAG AGGTGCAGATGTATGTTTGTAACCGAGAGACGTACGGCTTCCTGCCCGTCCCTCTGCGCTCCCACAACACCCTGAGGGATGAGGCAGACAGCTTCATTCACACTGTCCTTGAGGTCAATG TGCGCAATTCCCCTGCAGAGCCTTCCAGACACCTTCCTGCTCCTGTCAAAAAAATGGACAAGATGGGCTTTGATGAG GTATTCATGATTAACCTGCAGCGTCGGGTTGATCGGCGAGAGCGGATGCTCAGGGCTCTACGTGAACAGGAAATCGACTGTAAGATCGTGGCAGCTGTCGATGGCAA AGCCATGAACGTGAGTGACATCCAGCGCATGGGAATCCACATGCTTGCGGGCTACAGCGACCCCTACCACGGCAGACCTCTCACCAAAGGAGAGTTGGGCTGCTTCCTCTCTCACTATAACATATGGAAAGAG ATCGTGGAGCGTGGCCTGAGGACTTCTCTGGTGATAGAAGATGACCTGCGTTTCGAGATCTTCTTCAAGCGCCGCCTGCAAAACCTGatgagggaggtggagagcaaGGGCCTGGACTGGGACCTTAT TTACATAGGCAGGAAGAGGATGCAGGTGGACCGTCCGGAGAAAGCCGTACACAATGTACACAACCTGGTGGAGGCGGACTACTCCTATTGGACGCTGGGTTATATGATGTCATTACAAGGTGCCAAAAAGCTCCTGAAAGCAGAACCTCTCACAAAGATGCTGCCCGTGGATGAGTTCCTTCCCATTATGTTCAACAAGCATCCTGT ATCCGACTACATGGAACAGTTTGAGAGGAGAGACCTGAAGGCATTCTCGGCGGAGCCTCTGCTGGTGTACCCCACGCACTACACGGGCGAGTCGGGCTACGTCAGCGACACAGAGACGTCCACAGTGTGGGACAACGAGAGCGTGCGCACGGACTGGGACAGGAAACGCTCACGCAAGACGCACGAGCAGGCCGAGATCAGCACAGAGGCGCAAAACTCGGACGTGATGCGCTCGCCCCTGGATAGCACGGCGCGGGACGAGTTATGA
- the colgalt1a gene encoding procollagen galactosyltransferase 1 isoform X4 has translation MKLRQAALEGARDMWADYLMIVDCDNLLTNRDVLWRLIRENKTIVAPMLESRAAYSNFWCGMTAEGYYKRTPAYIPMRKQLRKGCFAVPMVHSTFLVDLRKAASRLLAFHPPHPEYSWAFDDIIVFAYSARMAEVQMYVCNRETYGFLPVPLRSHNTLRDEADSFIHTVLEVNVRNSPAEPSRHLPAPVKKMDKMGFDEVFMINLQRRVDRRERMLRALREQEIDCKIVAAVDGKAMNVSDIQRMGIHMLAGYSDPYHGRPLTKGELGCFLSHYNIWKEIVERGLRTSLVIEDDLRFEIFFKRRLQNLMREVESKGLDWDLIYIGRKRMQVDRPEKAVHNVHNLVEADYSYWTLGYMMSLQGAKKLLKAEPLTKMLPVDEFLPIMFNKHPVSDYMEQFERRDLKAFSAEPLLVYPTHYTGESGYVSDTETSTVWDNESVRTDWDRKRSRKTHEQAEISTEAQNSDVMRSPLDSTARDEL, from the exons ATGAAACTACGCCAGGCCGCCCTGGAAGGAGCGAGAGACATGTGGGCAGATTACCTGATG ATAGTCGACTGTGACAATCTCCTGACCAATCGGGATGTGCTGTGGAGACTGATACGAGAGAATAAGACCATCGTGGCTCCGATGCTGGAGTCCCGCGCAGCATATTCCAATTTCTGGTGTGGAATGACTgccgag GGCTACTACAAGCGCACTCCCGCCTACATCCCCATGCGAAAGCAGCTGCGCAAGGGCTGCTTCGCCGTCCCCATGGTGCACTCCACCTTCCTGGTGGATCTGCGCAAAGCGGCGTCCCGGCTCCTCGCCTTCCACCCGCCCCACCCCGAGTACAGCTGGGCCTTTGACGACATCATCGTCTTCGCCTACTCGGCCCGAATGGCAG AGGTGCAGATGTATGTTTGTAACCGAGAGACGTACGGCTTCCTGCCCGTCCCTCTGCGCTCCCACAACACCCTGAGGGATGAGGCAGACAGCTTCATTCACACTGTCCTTGAGGTCAATG TGCGCAATTCCCCTGCAGAGCCTTCCAGACACCTTCCTGCTCCTGTCAAAAAAATGGACAAGATGGGCTTTGATGAG GTATTCATGATTAACCTGCAGCGTCGGGTTGATCGGCGAGAGCGGATGCTCAGGGCTCTACGTGAACAGGAAATCGACTGTAAGATCGTGGCAGCTGTCGATGGCAA AGCCATGAACGTGAGTGACATCCAGCGCATGGGAATCCACATGCTTGCGGGCTACAGCGACCCCTACCACGGCAGACCTCTCACCAAAGGAGAGTTGGGCTGCTTCCTCTCTCACTATAACATATGGAAAGAG ATCGTGGAGCGTGGCCTGAGGACTTCTCTGGTGATAGAAGATGACCTGCGTTTCGAGATCTTCTTCAAGCGCCGCCTGCAAAACCTGatgagggaggtggagagcaaGGGCCTGGACTGGGACCTTAT TTACATAGGCAGGAAGAGGATGCAGGTGGACCGTCCGGAGAAAGCCGTACACAATGTACACAACCTGGTGGAGGCGGACTACTCCTATTGGACGCTGGGTTATATGATGTCATTACAAGGTGCCAAAAAGCTCCTGAAAGCAGAACCTCTCACAAAGATGCTGCCCGTGGATGAGTTCCTTCCCATTATGTTCAACAAGCATCCTGT ATCCGACTACATGGAACAGTTTGAGAGGAGAGACCTGAAGGCATTCTCGGCGGAGCCTCTGCTGGTGTACCCCACGCACTACACGGGCGAGTCGGGCTACGTCAGCGACACAGAGACGTCCACAGTGTGGGACAACGAGAGCGTGCGCACGGACTGGGACAGGAAACGCTCACGCAAGACGCACGAGCAGGCCGAGATCAGCACAGAGGCGCAAAACTCGGACGTGATGCGCTCGCCCCTGGATAGCACGGCGCGGGACGAGTTATGA
- the colgalt1a gene encoding procollagen galactosyltransferase 1 isoform X2 — protein sequence MELLLTQTKELHSRTPCEDVLSHPCQRSLMTSSTCAGEHKVATDNNADNTTYLLRDWLINVQKLYHYVEWRPKEKPSAYAGEEGPKHWPNQRYAHLMKLRQAALEGARDMWADYLMIVDCDNLLTNRDVLWRLIRENKTIVAPMLESRAAYSNFWCGMTAEGYYKRTPAYIPMRKQLRKGCFAVPMVHSTFLVDLRKAASRLLAFHPPHPEYSWAFDDIIVFAYSARMAEVQMYVCNRETYGFLPVPLRSHNTLRDEADSFIHTVLEVNVRNSPAEPSRHLPAPVKKMDKMGFDEVFMINLQRRVDRRERMLRALREQEIDCKIVAAVDGKAMNVSDIQRMGIHMLAGYSDPYHGRPLTKGELGCFLSHYNIWKEIVERGLRTSLVIEDDLRFEIFFKRRLQNLMREVESKGLDWDLIYIGRKRMQVDRPEKAVHNVHNLVEADYSYWTLGYMMSLQGAKKLLKAEPLTKMLPVDEFLPIMFNKHPVSDYMEQFERRDLKAFSAEPLLVYPTHYTGESGYVSDTETSTVWDNESVRTDWDRKRSRKTHEQAEISTEAQNSDVMRSPLDSTARDEL from the exons ATGGAGCTGCTGCTCACACAGACCAAAGAGCTTCACTCTCGTACACCTTGTGAAGATGTTCTCTCACACCCGTGTCAGCGTTCACTCATGACCTCGTCCACCTGTGCAGGTGAACACAA GGTTGCGACTGACAACAATGCCGACAACACTACGTACCTGCTGCGAGACTGGCTCATCAACGTTCAGAAACTGTACCACTACGTGGAGTGGAGGCCGAAGGAGAAACCCAG TGCGTACGCAGGCGAGGAAGGACCCAAGCACTGGCCGAACCAGAGATACGCTCACCTGATGAAACTACGCCAGGCCGCCCTGGAAGGAGCGAGAGACATGTGGGCAGATTACCTGATG ATAGTCGACTGTGACAATCTCCTGACCAATCGGGATGTGCTGTGGAGACTGATACGAGAGAATAAGACCATCGTGGCTCCGATGCTGGAGTCCCGCGCAGCATATTCCAATTTCTGGTGTGGAATGACTgccgag GGCTACTACAAGCGCACTCCCGCCTACATCCCCATGCGAAAGCAGCTGCGCAAGGGCTGCTTCGCCGTCCCCATGGTGCACTCCACCTTCCTGGTGGATCTGCGCAAAGCGGCGTCCCGGCTCCTCGCCTTCCACCCGCCCCACCCCGAGTACAGCTGGGCCTTTGACGACATCATCGTCTTCGCCTACTCGGCCCGAATGGCAG AGGTGCAGATGTATGTTTGTAACCGAGAGACGTACGGCTTCCTGCCCGTCCCTCTGCGCTCCCACAACACCCTGAGGGATGAGGCAGACAGCTTCATTCACACTGTCCTTGAGGTCAATG TGCGCAATTCCCCTGCAGAGCCTTCCAGACACCTTCCTGCTCCTGTCAAAAAAATGGACAAGATGGGCTTTGATGAG GTATTCATGATTAACCTGCAGCGTCGGGTTGATCGGCGAGAGCGGATGCTCAGGGCTCTACGTGAACAGGAAATCGACTGTAAGATCGTGGCAGCTGTCGATGGCAA AGCCATGAACGTGAGTGACATCCAGCGCATGGGAATCCACATGCTTGCGGGCTACAGCGACCCCTACCACGGCAGACCTCTCACCAAAGGAGAGTTGGGCTGCTTCCTCTCTCACTATAACATATGGAAAGAG ATCGTGGAGCGTGGCCTGAGGACTTCTCTGGTGATAGAAGATGACCTGCGTTTCGAGATCTTCTTCAAGCGCCGCCTGCAAAACCTGatgagggaggtggagagcaaGGGCCTGGACTGGGACCTTAT TTACATAGGCAGGAAGAGGATGCAGGTGGACCGTCCGGAGAAAGCCGTACACAATGTACACAACCTGGTGGAGGCGGACTACTCCTATTGGACGCTGGGTTATATGATGTCATTACAAGGTGCCAAAAAGCTCCTGAAAGCAGAACCTCTCACAAAGATGCTGCCCGTGGATGAGTTCCTTCCCATTATGTTCAACAAGCATCCTGT ATCCGACTACATGGAACAGTTTGAGAGGAGAGACCTGAAGGCATTCTCGGCGGAGCCTCTGCTGGTGTACCCCACGCACTACACGGGCGAGTCGGGCTACGTCAGCGACACAGAGACGTCCACAGTGTGGGACAACGAGAGCGTGCGCACGGACTGGGACAGGAAACGCTCACGCAAGACGCACGAGCAGGCCGAGATCAGCACAGAGGCGCAAAACTCGGACGTGATGCGCTCGCCCCTGGATAGCACGGCGCGGGACGAGTTATGA
- the colgalt1a gene encoding procollagen galactosyltransferase 1 isoform X3 codes for MTSSTCAGEHKVATDNNADNTTYLLRDWLINVQKLYHYVEWRPKEKPSAYAGEEGPKHWPNQRYAHLMKLRQAALEGARDMWADYLMIVDCDNLLTNRDVLWRLIRENKTIVAPMLESRAAYSNFWCGMTAEGYYKRTPAYIPMRKQLRKGCFAVPMVHSTFLVDLRKAASRLLAFHPPHPEYSWAFDDIIVFAYSARMAEVQMYVCNRETYGFLPVPLRSHNTLRDEADSFIHTVLEVNVRNSPAEPSRHLPAPVKKMDKMGFDEVFMINLQRRVDRRERMLRALREQEIDCKIVAAVDGKAMNVSDIQRMGIHMLAGYSDPYHGRPLTKGELGCFLSHYNIWKEIVERGLRTSLVIEDDLRFEIFFKRRLQNLMREVESKGLDWDLIYIGRKRMQVDRPEKAVHNVHNLVEADYSYWTLGYMMSLQGAKKLLKAEPLTKMLPVDEFLPIMFNKHPVSDYMEQFERRDLKAFSAEPLLVYPTHYTGESGYVSDTETSTVWDNESVRTDWDRKRSRKTHEQAEISTEAQNSDVMRSPLDSTARDEL; via the exons ATGACCTCGTCCACCTGTGCAGGTGAACACAA GGTTGCGACTGACAACAATGCCGACAACACTACGTACCTGCTGCGAGACTGGCTCATCAACGTTCAGAAACTGTACCACTACGTGGAGTGGAGGCCGAAGGAGAAACCCAG TGCGTACGCAGGCGAGGAAGGACCCAAGCACTGGCCGAACCAGAGATACGCTCACCTGATGAAACTACGCCAGGCCGCCCTGGAAGGAGCGAGAGACATGTGGGCAGATTACCTGATG ATAGTCGACTGTGACAATCTCCTGACCAATCGGGATGTGCTGTGGAGACTGATACGAGAGAATAAGACCATCGTGGCTCCGATGCTGGAGTCCCGCGCAGCATATTCCAATTTCTGGTGTGGAATGACTgccgag GGCTACTACAAGCGCACTCCCGCCTACATCCCCATGCGAAAGCAGCTGCGCAAGGGCTGCTTCGCCGTCCCCATGGTGCACTCCACCTTCCTGGTGGATCTGCGCAAAGCGGCGTCCCGGCTCCTCGCCTTCCACCCGCCCCACCCCGAGTACAGCTGGGCCTTTGACGACATCATCGTCTTCGCCTACTCGGCCCGAATGGCAG AGGTGCAGATGTATGTTTGTAACCGAGAGACGTACGGCTTCCTGCCCGTCCCTCTGCGCTCCCACAACACCCTGAGGGATGAGGCAGACAGCTTCATTCACACTGTCCTTGAGGTCAATG TGCGCAATTCCCCTGCAGAGCCTTCCAGACACCTTCCTGCTCCTGTCAAAAAAATGGACAAGATGGGCTTTGATGAG GTATTCATGATTAACCTGCAGCGTCGGGTTGATCGGCGAGAGCGGATGCTCAGGGCTCTACGTGAACAGGAAATCGACTGTAAGATCGTGGCAGCTGTCGATGGCAA AGCCATGAACGTGAGTGACATCCAGCGCATGGGAATCCACATGCTTGCGGGCTACAGCGACCCCTACCACGGCAGACCTCTCACCAAAGGAGAGTTGGGCTGCTTCCTCTCTCACTATAACATATGGAAAGAG ATCGTGGAGCGTGGCCTGAGGACTTCTCTGGTGATAGAAGATGACCTGCGTTTCGAGATCTTCTTCAAGCGCCGCCTGCAAAACCTGatgagggaggtggagagcaaGGGCCTGGACTGGGACCTTAT TTACATAGGCAGGAAGAGGATGCAGGTGGACCGTCCGGAGAAAGCCGTACACAATGTACACAACCTGGTGGAGGCGGACTACTCCTATTGGACGCTGGGTTATATGATGTCATTACAAGGTGCCAAAAAGCTCCTGAAAGCAGAACCTCTCACAAAGATGCTGCCCGTGGATGAGTTCCTTCCCATTATGTTCAACAAGCATCCTGT ATCCGACTACATGGAACAGTTTGAGAGGAGAGACCTGAAGGCATTCTCGGCGGAGCCTCTGCTGGTGTACCCCACGCACTACACGGGCGAGTCGGGCTACGTCAGCGACACAGAGACGTCCACAGTGTGGGACAACGAGAGCGTGCGCACGGACTGGGACAGGAAACGCTCACGCAAGACGCACGAGCAGGCCGAGATCAGCACAGAGGCGCAAAACTCGGACGTGATGCGCTCGCCCCTGGATAGCACGGCGCGGGACGAGTTATGA